From the Nitrospira sp. genome, the window TGAATTGGCACGACGCAACGGCGTACTGTGCGTGGGGCGGAAAACGCTTGCCGACGGAAGCGGAATGGGAAAAAGCTGCGCGAGGCACCGACCAGCGAATCTATCCTTGGGGGAATCAGCCCCCCTCTGAGCAGCGAGCGAATTTTAATCGCTGTTGTGATTTCAAAGACTATGGTGTTCTGACCGATGTGGGGTCGTATGAGCAAGGGAAGAGTCCCTACAGCGTCTATGAGATGGCCGGCAATGTCTGGGAGTGGACGGCGGACTGGTATGACGAGAATTATTACGGCAAGAGTCCGGAGCGCAATCCGAAAGGACCTTCGAGCGGTGAATTTCGCGTGATCCGCGGTGGGTCCTGGGACGATGTTCCGGTCAACGTCCGGTCTGCTAACCGGAACTGGTACATACCCTCGAGTCGGTACGGTCTTATCGGGTTCCGTTGCGCCCAGGACGTTCCGAAATAACCTTTTCACTTTGACCCTGTTTCCTTTTCTCCGGGACTTGGATTTTCTTCCCGGCCGCGAGATCAAGGAGACCGGTGGTTGCGTTCCCTGCGAGCGTCAGTAGGAGACGTTCAGCAGGCGCTCATTGTAGGGGATCAGGGAGAGAAGGCCGGCCACCAGGCACTGTGGGACGCGGGATCTTCGAACGGGCGCAGCACTCATTTTTTTCTGACCATGAGGCGGAGCGGCGTGCCGGTGAATGCATACGTCTCACGCAGTTGGTTCTCCAAGTAGCGGAGATATGAAGGTGTCAGGTCTTCCGGGTGGCCGACAAATAATGCAAAGACCGGCGGTTTGGTGGCCACCTGAGTGATATAGGCGGACTTCGTGATGGCCGACGGCTTGTGTTTGCGGACCGGCAAGGGATGAGTGACTAAAATCTTCTGCAGCCAGGTATTCCGCTCGTTGTCTATTGAAGGTGCGTCCGGTTAGTACAGTTCAATCAGATATTCACCCTGCCCAAGATAAGCGAGTATCTGTGGAAAGAGTGGTTGAAACCATCTGGTCAGTGCGGTATTGGAACAGTTTCCAATGCGTATCCACACCACCGGGGTTTTCTGTGTGGGGGTGAGCAGGAGCAGGTTTTTAAAGTCTTCGTCCTTTGTGATGATGACCTGAGCATTGGCGACGGCGTGATTCTAGATTGCCTGATCCGTTGAGAGCAGTATTCCAGCTTCATCGACGTGAACGGCTTGATGACCGAGCGATAGGATGAGCCGAGCCAAGGCTGGGGGGAGTTGAGCATCAATCAGGAAGTTCATCCGGCGCGGAGGATGACGTGGTCGGACTGGGCGGCTGCAAACTCAAGGGCTGCCTGAATATCTTCTTTCTCAAGATAGGGATAGTCATGCAGGATGGTTTCCGGTGAGACGCCCGCAGCAAGGAGGTCGAGTATATCCTTCACTCGGATCCGCATGCCGCGAATACAGGGGCGCCCACCGCACTGGGCTGGATTGATCGTGATACGCGGAAGCAAGCTCATGAAAGTCATGTTAACTCTGGCCACATGTGGAGATCAATGTCATTTCCGATAAGTGTCGTGCTAAGAGAGGCCGGGCTCGTGGTGCCAAACCGAGGTTTCGTTCATGTACCGTCATCACATTGCTGGGGAGGGCGATGCCGTCCGTTCGCATTGTAGGGGGTTGGTGAGAGAAGGCAAGCACTGAAGAGGTGTCGGAGAGAGGATCTCCGAGATGGTGAGACGGTTACTTCTTTCTGACCATGAGGCGGAGTGGTGTGCCGGTGAATGCATACGTCTCACGCAGTTGGTTCTCCAAGTAGCGGAGATATGAAGGTGTCAGGTCTTCCGGGTGGCCGACAAATAATGCAAAGACCGGCGGTTTGGTGGCCACCTGAGTGATATAGGCGGACTTCGTGACGGCCGACGGCTTGTGTTTGCGGACCGGCAAGGGATGGCTGACCAAAATCTTCTGCAGCCAGGTATTCAGCGCGCCGGTGGGAACACGCTTGGTAAACATGGTATGCACGTCTTTAAGAAGAGGAAACAGGCGACGGACAGATTCTGGTTTCAGGGCTGATCCATACAGGATCGGAGCCCATGTCAGAAAAGGAAACCGGCGACGGAGTTCTCGTTCATACTCTTGTCGCGCCTTAGCATCTCCGGCTCGCAAGTCCCACTTGTTGATCAACAGAATGCAGGCACGCCCCTGCTTCAGCATGGCACCTGCGATCTTGGTGTCTTGTTCCGTGACCCCTTCCAGACCATCGAGTAGGAGGACAGCGATGTCGGACCGACCGATGGCACGGAGTGATCGTAGGACGCTATAGCCTTCCACCCCTCGATCAACCTTGCCACGCCGCCTGATGCCCGCTGTGTCGGTGAAGACATAGCGTTCGTTCTGATGTATGACCAGTGAATCGATCGGGTCGCGTGTCGTTCCCGGAACATCGCTGACGACGACCCGTTCCTCTCCAAGGAGCGCGTTCACGAGGGTGGATTTGCCGACGTTTGGACGTCCCACCACGGCAACGCGGGGGAGTTGTTGCAGATCGTTGGACTCGTCGGCCGACGGAAGGAGCGGGTAAATGGCGTCCAACAGCTCAGCGACACCGAGGCCATGCTCGGCGGACACAGGGTAGAGCTGGTCGGTGCCCAAGCGGTAGAAGTCCGCCAGTAAGGGCTCGGACTTCGGTGTGTCGATCTTGTTGATTGCATAGAACAGGGGTTTCGTCACCCCGCGTAGCAGCCGCACAACTTCGTGATCCGGCGGGGTCAATCCTGAGCGACCGTCCAAGAGCAAGATCAGGATATCCGCTTCAACAATCGCCAGTTCCGACTGTCGCCGAATCAAGGACAACATGCTGTCGGAAGTAGAAGGATCCAGCCCCCCCGTGTCGACCAGCCGGAACTTTCGATTGCGGTAGGTCGCATCGGCATAGTTGCGGTCACGGGTCACACCGGGGACGTCGTCCACAATGGCGATCTTTGCGCCCAAGATCTTGTTGAACAGCGTCGACTTCCCCACGTTCGGCCGGCCGATGATAGCCACAAGAGGCGGTGATCCGCTTTCCATTAAAGTCAACGGCAGCGTTGGTTCTTGGTTGGGAGCAGATTTTGGGCACGGCATAATTGATCGGACCGTAACATAGGATTTTTCTCAAAGACAACTTACCTCGTCTTCTCTTTCGCCGTTCGGCTATACTTCACGCGATGAATCAGCACCTCCCCGACTGGACGCAGATCGACGATGTGCTGCTCGACATGGACGGGACGTTGCTCGATCGCCATTTCGACAACTTCTTTTTCGAAGAAGAACTGCCGCGTCGGTATGCGGCGCTGCATGCACTCCCGTTTGAGGAAGCTCGCGATCGCCTGATGGCGATGTATCGATCGGTCGAAGGCGAATTAGCTTGGACGGACCTGGACTACTGGACGAAGCGGGTCGGCATCGATGTGGTGGCGATGCACAAAGAACTTGATTACATGATCGGTTTTCTCCCCGGCGCCGAGGAATTCTTGCGCCGGCTTCGGCAACTCGGGAAGCCGGTGACCATCGTGACGAACGCCCATTTCACGGGGGTGTCGGTCAAAGTCGCCAAGACCGGTCTGGATCGCTACGTCAACCGGATCCTGGATGCCTTTGAGGTCGGCTATCTCAAGATGAGATCGGAGTATTGGCCGAACTGCCAACGTTTGTTGGGTTTCAATCCGTCGCGATCCCTGTTCATGGATGACGATGCAGGATGTCTGATGGCCGCGAAAGAGTTCGGAGTCGCCCATCTAGTTCATAGCGCCAAGTCGAGTTCGCAGTTGCCGGCGACTCCCCTTCCGCAGTTTCTCTCCATCAGTGGATTTGCGCCCTTGCTCAACGGCAGGCCGACTGTCTAACCTTTTTTTGTTGCCGCGCCTCGGTACATTTCCCCACCGAGCCTAGGTACCGTCTCCATGGCGAAGCGATCTAGTCGTGTGATGTTCAGGCCGGCTTGAGTGATTAACCGATCGATCTGCCGGTTGAGATTGCATCCGCAAGCGATCAGGTTCTGAATAGGATTGAGCCGATCTTGCCAGACTGCGATCTTCTGATCATCGCTTCGACCATGCTCTAAAAAGAGGAAATGTCCTCCTGGTTTTAGTACGCGCCCTACTTCTTGCAGAGCAAGCACCGGGTCGGGAATCGTGCAGAGTGTCCAGGTGCTCACCACATAATCGAAGAGCCGATCACCATAGGGCAGCTCTTCGGCAGTGCCTCGTTGGATATGGAGGGGGAAGGCCAAGCGGGCGCGGCGCGCTGCGACCGTCTTCGGTAGAAGAAGAGCTGGGTCGACGGCATGTAATATGGTGACTGCTTTTGAATAGTGCGGAAGGTTCAGTCCGGTTCCAATCCCGAGTTCCAACACATCACCCTGTACCGGGACGAGGATCTCCGTTCGAAGGCGATGGAACTCTTCCCTCGCCATGACCCACTCCATGAGCCGGGGGAAGATATGATCGCAGTAGAATCCCATCGCGCTGGTAGTATAACAAAGGGGTTCAGCCCTTCGGCTTCGAAACTTGTGACCCCAGGGGGGCTATGTTACAGTCCTCCGTCCTTTTGGGACCTGACGACCATGAGTAAAGGATACGATCACCGAACGATCGAGGCGAAATGGCAGCAGTATTGGGATCAGTACCGGACGTTCCGCGTCACGGAAGCTCCTGGCAAGCCGAAATTCTACTGCCTCGATATGTTCCCTTACCCCTCCGGTTCCGGGCTCCACGTGGGTCATCTTGAGGGCTACACCGCCACCGATATTGTCTCACGATACAAGCGGATGAAGGGGTTCAACGTGCTGCACCCGATGGGCTGGGACGCGTTCGGCCTGCCGGCCGAACAGTATGCCGTGAAAACCGGCATTCATCCGGCGAGGACGACGGCAGAAAACATCGCTACCTTTAAGCGTCAGATGAAGCGAGTCGGACTCTCGTATGACTGGGAGCGAGAACTTAGTACCACGGACCCGCAGTATTATCGCTGGACCCAATGGATTTTCCTGAAGCTCTTTGAACGAGGATTGGCCTACGTCGCGGAGGTCCCCGTCAACTGGTGCCCGGCACTCGGCACGGTGCTGGCGAATGAGGAAATCGTCGACGGCAAGAGTGAAGTCGGCGGCTTCGACGTCATTCGCAAACCGATGCGGCAATGGGTGCTCAAGATCACCGCCTATGCAGATCGATTGCTTGAGGACTTGAAACTCGTCGACTGGCCTTCCAGTACGCTGGAGATGCAAAAAAACTGGATCGGGCGATCGATCGGTGCGGAGGTTGATTTTTCGCTGGCCGATCGGAAGGGCGTGATCCGCGTGTTCACGACCAGACCGGACACACTGTTCGGTGCGACCTACATGGTCTTGGCACCTGAACATCCGCTTGTCGACCTGGTCGTGAGTGGGGAGCAAAAAGGCGCCGTCCAGGCCTATCGTGAAACGGCGGCGAAGAAAAGCGATCTACAACGACAAGAGCTCGATAAGGAGAAGACCGGAGTCTTTACCGGTGGCTACGCCGTCAACCCGGTGAACCAGGAACGTTTGCCGATCTGGATTGCCGATTACGTGCTGATGAGTTACGGGACCGGCGCAATCATGGCCGTGCCGGCACACGACGAACGAGACTGGGCGTTCGCGCGTCGCTATGATTTGCCTATTCGCGAAGTGATCTCGGGCGGGCATGTGCAGCAAGCGGCGTTCACCGAGACCGAGCTCGGCAGGGTTGTGAATTCAGCAACCAGTGACAACAGTTTTTCGATCAATGGGCTCGCGCCGTCTGACGCGATTCCCAAAATT encodes:
- a CDS encoding DUF433 domain-containing protein, giving the protein MSLLPRITINPAQCGGRPCIRGMRIRVKDILDLLAAGVSPETILHDYPYLEKEDIQAALEFAAAQSDHVILRAG
- the der gene encoding ribosome biogenesis GTPase Der — protein: MPCPKSAPNQEPTLPLTLMESGSPPLVAIIGRPNVGKSTLFNKILGAKIAIVDDVPGVTRDRNYADATYRNRKFRLVDTGGLDPSTSDSMLSLIRRQSELAIVEADILILLLDGRSGLTPPDHEVVRLLRGVTKPLFYAINKIDTPKSEPLLADFYRLGTDQLYPVSAEHGLGVAELLDAIYPLLPSADESNDLQQLPRVAVVGRPNVGKSTLVNALLGEERVVVSDVPGTTRDPIDSLVIHQNERYVFTDTAGIRRRGKVDRGVEGYSVLRSLRAIGRSDIAVLLLDGLEGVTEQDTKIAGAMLKQGRACILLINKWDLRAGDAKARQEYERELRRRFPFLTWAPILYGSALKPESVRRLFPLLKDVHTMFTKRVPTGALNTWLQKILVSHPLPVRKHKPSAVTKSAYITQVATKPPVFALFVGHPEDLTPSYLRYLENQLRETYAFTGTPLRLMVRKK
- a CDS encoding HAD hydrolase-like protein; the encoded protein is MNQHLPDWTQIDDVLLDMDGTLLDRHFDNFFFEEELPRRYAALHALPFEEARDRLMAMYRSVEGELAWTDLDYWTKRVGIDVVAMHKELDYMIGFLPGAEEFLRRLRQLGKPVTIVTNAHFTGVSVKVAKTGLDRYVNRILDAFEVGYLKMRSEYWPNCQRLLGFNPSRSLFMDDDAGCLMAAKEFGVAHLVHSAKSSSQLPATPLPQFLSISGFAPLLNGRPTV
- a CDS encoding class I SAM-dependent methyltransferase, coding for MAREEFHRLRTEILVPVQGDVLELGIGTGLNLPHYSKAVTILHAVDPALLLPKTVAARRARLAFPLHIQRGTAEELPYGDRLFDYVVSTWTLCTIPDPVLALQEVGRVLKPGGHFLFLEHGRSDDQKIAVWQDRLNPIQNLIACGCNLNRQIDRLITQAGLNITRLDRFAMETVPRLGGEMYRGAATKKG